The genomic segment ATGTTGTCTTGCTCAAGGTAATCTGAGAGGTAAGATTTTACTAGTGGTAAGTTTCTCTTCgtttagtaatttaattaaattttaaatattgtttttggaCTCATTTTGTTTGACTGTGATCTAGCTAGAACAATTAGGTAAGATTTACTTTGTTGAAAGGGAAAGATCAATTGTTCAATAAGAGTATTTATGTATCCCAATTAATTGTTTCTCAAAGACATGAGTTCATGCAGAGCATTGAAAAACTTTGACTGGTATGTAACCAATTAACTTCGAAGAGCTGCTTTATGTATCTACTTCAGAGACAGAGCAAATGCCATGATTTGGGGGATTTTGCATCGGACAGCTTTGACTGAACTCTCAGAACTGATCTGTTTCACTTATTCCAGAACACATAGAATTTAATGATTATGTTCTTCATTAGCTCAATTCAATGCAGCATGTATAGTAACTTTCACGGTCTTATGCGGTAGAATACCTTGCAAGTTAACTGTTTGTCTGCGGTTTGTTATGGGAGAAATTCAATCGAAATTTGGAAATTGAAATCTGTTTCTACCAGCTTCCAATTTTAATttgcaattttttcttttgtgatttGCAAGACACATGTATTTCCTTTATTGTTCTTGCTTTAGTTTGAGCTCGTCACATATTGGACAAATCGTTGTTGCTATATGCTTGATATTGATTAGAAAATTTGACCACATTGTATCACTTATAAATTGCCTCTTAATTCATGATTTGATAAGTTTTTCGAGATTATTAGTTGATCTACGACTCCAAATGATCTTATGCCATAGGTCATTGATCCAAGGAGACTTAGATTCCTTTTCCAAAAGGAACTTCAGAACAGTGATGTAAGCTCTCTGAGGAGAATGATACTCCCAAAGGTCTAATTAATACTGTATTTTGTATTTCTCTTTTGTTGAGATTCATATATTTTGGACAATGTTGTATCCTTGTCAATGCATCTTCATGGTGCAACAATTTAATCTCAAACTTCTTTTCCTAATTGAACTTTACATGTATTTTGATGGCTCAATATTTCAGAAAGCAGCTGAGGCACACCTCCCTTTTCTGGAGTCCAAGGAAGGGATATTTATCAGCATGGATGACTTGGACGGTCTACATGTTTGGAGCTTCAAGTACAGGTGCAAGCTCCCTCCCCTTTCCTTTTGATGGCAGAAATTACATATCAATAATGAATGGTGTACATCAAGGGAGAcggaataatatttttgttaggaTTAACCTTTAGACGGCACATTTAATTACTTCGAAAAGTTTTCGAATTTAAATCTGCAAGACTGCCAAAAGTCATCAATTCCGATGGAAGGTGGAATTGGTTGCTTGCAGCTTCAAATAGGAACTTCATCAAGATACAGCTGCTGATCTCGTacatttttctttactttcGTAAGCAGGTACTGGCCTAATAACAATAGCCGAATGTATGTACTCGAAAACACCGGTAAAACCTCGATTTCCTTGTAAAGTTCTCCATCCAATTTTTTCTTCcataaacaatatatgtatACAAATCACCGAACTTGTATCGATTTTTTGCAGGGGACTTTGTTAACACTCATGGATTACAGCTTGGAGACTTTATTATGGTATACCAAGACAGTCAAAGTCAGAATTATGTATGCTGCTATTCTAAACCTGTAGATTGATGGTGAGGTTTCCCATTAGAAAGTATCTTACCAATTCTTAAATGCTAATAGCTACATGTTCTTGATGTTTTCTCAGGTCATCCAAGCTAAAAAGGCCTCGGATCAAAATGTATATACTGATATAGCTAGAAATGCAGTCAATGACACTGTTCTTCATGATTATGAAGTTAACAAATTCAGCTCCTTTTATGTGAATTATCCTGTGGTTGACAATACAGGCTTGTCTTTTATCTACGATACCACTACCTTCTCAAATTACTCACCCCTTGATTTTTTGGGTGGATCAATGACTAATTTCTCAAGGATCGGGCATCTGGAGAGCTTCGGTTCTGTTGAGAACTTGTCTCTGGATGACTTCTATTAGGTTTCTTATAAAGATAGCAGTGCATTTTGTTAAACAACAGAGCTTTACCTGAAATGAAGAGTGACTTAATCTTGTACAAATCAGTGTGCTTTTGCCTGTATATGTACATAAAATTAGGCAGTCTAGAAGATGACAGGTCCAATGTTTGCTTCTGTTGGATTGACGTGCTTTCTCTCTGGAATTATCAATATATGATAAGTTATTGCTGAAGAACAACAAGAATAAGTTAAATTTGTAGCCTTGTAGATGTTTTATTGTTCATTACCAATTTAAACATGACTAGATGGATGTCTCGTGATCAGGTGAtgctagtgttttttaaaataaaaataaaaaatctaagactcttgaaaaaacaatacaacTATATCCAATAATGAAGtcaaatattgaaattaaataaatattaaaaaataaaactaaaaaaaaattagctttaaaaaaaattaaatttatgttaaatttttaaacttgcaACCCATGAAATTCTAAATCTTGGCTAAATTAAGAagctcatttttcatgtttatatttaatcaattaatttaatttaatttaattcaagaaaaaaatcatttcaaaaaagctaaatttaacaaaaaaaaaaaaaaagacccgaGATAAcccatgttatttttaaaaattagtaaaaaatcttataaaaagaaaatataaaaaattaaaggaactcaatctctaattaaatacatgttaaatgataaaactaaaaaaacataagttttttttttaaaaaaataagtaaaccCGGACGAATCTCTTAAATCTTAAGTTAATTTCTCAAATCTGTAACCCGTGAAATCCTTAACTTGAAGTCAATCagaaaactcaattctcaatcaatttaatgttgaatgataaaataaaaaaaaatatcaatttttaaaaattgtcaaagtaaaaaaatagcaataaaaaaaattaagaccaaATCTAATAGGGAAAAActaaaggaggatgaaattgtaaaaaaaaaaattcaactcaaataaaataaatataaatcaaaagaatatggactaaatttgataaataaaaaaattgaatgaagatgaaattgaaaaaaaattaaattttataaattatttttaaaataaatagtaatcaaaagaacataaatcaaatattaaggggaaacaaattaaaagactgCTTTGAAACTTTGAAAGGTCCTACATGAAAAtcgataaagagagaaaaagatagggaaacaaaagaaaaaaggttgtgGGTGTAAAACTAGAGGTTTGTTGGCCACACATGCTGTCCAGGAATGGAGGggccatcaaaataatttgaactcCTCCTTGAAAGATATTATTTGGTCGTCGTAAGACTCCCCTTGCGTCATCTATAAACGATAAGAGTAACAACCTATTTGTTGACATATACACGGCACgcattagttatttttttaattaatattttatatttataaaattactaaatttcCCCTCAATCAactttattataacaaaaaataaatgaaaaatacaaaaatgcccTTGATAGCAAGTttagtaatttttgtttttagctataattaaatcatattattgTACTGAAAAGGCGCGAAGACTGGAAAGTTTTTGgatgataatttaaattattttgtttttaagagttATTAAGTCCGtttactatgaaaaaaaatataaaaagacctATTTGCCTCCAATTACTATGATAATGAATAATGAATCCAATATCTTTTTACCTCTAATGATCAGTTCAATGTTTTTGTTTGTCTAGGGCAGAATAATCATTTCCATGCTCATGTGTCTTGAGTTATTGTGAATGActcatgttttttagttttttaatttggagaAATTTGATGACTGCTCATACTTGcttctaaataataatagataaatataagGAGAATAgaggaataaaaaagaaaaaaaaaatcaacttagatgaaattattctttattattttttatgggttaaatttttttttgattctttAAGCTAACCAAGCACGGATTTATAACTATAAagggtatttgttttttactatattcattaaaatcaaggattttttaaagttgttttaagaatatattcattatatatattgatcCAGTGGATTTATAAGACtagtaataatgtttttataattaaatagttaATACGTACGTGAATAAATACTTACGATAATTATCAAATCAttaaggaaacaataaaataaaaatcctacACCAGAAGGGAGAAAAGACTAAACAAGAAAGGGCGTTAATTAGCAAGTAATTATACAAGGAAAACATTCCATAAAAAATAGAGCAGAGAGGTAAAACTAATTCGACTGCGTAAAGTTGCCGCTAAGCAATCCGCTCTGGTTACGGGTAGTTCAGCCACAAGCAGCGGCAGGGTCtttctataaattaataattgaagAGAGACTAGGAATAGTCATAAAACAAGATTCTTATTGTTTTCTTGTATAGCACAGATCGTCATGTCGATTCCTACTCGCTACCAATTCTGTCTAAGAGGGGAATTTGTTGATGATAGTAGAAGTAAGTTTCATCCAGAACTGCTGCAAGTTTGCAGACGCATCGTTTCTCTGTCTTATCAGAGAACGACGACCGAATTTGGCTACAACAATAACCTGCCGTCAGCAATAGTTGAGTTCAATCTTGTGAATGTTCTCCGCCGTTACATGCTAGCGCCCGGTGTTGGATCGGATTCGCATTACAAGATATATCTTCCAGAAGTCCGAAAGATGGGCACGAGGAGGACTGTTGAAGCTCCTTGTTCTGATGAAGCAAATAGTCTTCTTTGTAAGAAATCGGTGGAGGCTTTGGCGTACATGGGGATCCCAAAAACCAAACATAAAGAGATACTAGCGGCGATTGTATCAGAAAAGCGTCGCTTGATTACAAGGGGAAGTAGAGATGGGAGTGCTGTTTATGTTGTGGTTGACGTTGAGGCTATTGTAGATCGAGAAGACGTCTACGATGAACGTATTGCGTGCGAAGAGAATTTAAAGGCGATGGAGGAAGCAGTGCAACGTCTGAAACATCGGAATCATTATGGCGGAGCTTGTACTGAAGGATTGGAGATGAAAGCAGTAAAAGAAGGGAACATTACGTCTAAATCATATGGAGAATGTGTGGTGTGCAAGGAAGAGTTGAAGTTTGGCAAAGCTGCTCAGATGCCTTGTTCTCATGTTTACCACAGAGATTGCATTAGCCGGTGGTTCAAAACGAGGGATATCTGCCCCCTTTGCCGCTATAGGATACCTACTGTCACTGCTGATGCACACAGTGGAGGGGGGATGTTACACCATTAATGTTACTGCTGTTATACAGAGTAGAGGAGGGATGTTACACACTGTTACTGCTGATGGAGTAGAGGGAAACAGCTCGAGCTTCGGGGAGGGCTAACCTTCTTGTTCAGTAGCCCAAAAGAAAATTCGAATTCAATTTGTGCTTTGTTCTTTAATtctgattttgaaaaaagaaagaaagaaagaatgattAATGTTCGGAAATCAGTGAGAAAtcttggtttattttttctccctaattctgttttttgttttgttttctctcttaagttctttaatttttttcaccaGGCTAGCAAGTTATCTGTCGTTTAGGCTATGTTTATTATATaagtttgaaatatatatattgctaaGAACAAAGAAACATTACTGATCAATGTAAATTACCCCTCAACCCTTGCTAGATCCTTAATCAACCAATTGTTTTTTGCTGACTGTTTTCTAATTCGAATCTGGCTTCATTTATTATAATCTGTTTTCCCACTTCACTtaaatttctataatatttttcatcaataatcaAATCATCTCACAcactatattatatatttttaattcccACCTCAAATGTAAAATCGATAATTTATTCCTATTTTATTCATATTCCGGCTAGTTAAAGAGTcagaaagatatatttttttttattaatttcattactttttttagttttattttcatatttgttttacaGGTTGATCAAGTCCACTTTGAACTGATCAAGTCGACGAGGTCATGTCAAGAAAACTTTCacgtaatttatttttaaacttgagTTAAGTAAGAAGTTGGGCAAAAagctatttttatattaatttcattattttttctcaatttcttcctttatctttttatcagCTAGAAAGAATATTCTTGGACCGGCCAAATCAGCAGGGGTCATACTAAATCAACTCTtacataatttagttttaaatttaaattagataaaaaaattataccacGAGATTTTAAAGttgatataattagttaaatttaataaaaatactaaataattcttaataatttaattttgtttgttatattaaaaaacatgtggagTAGTGTGCGTATAACTAGTTACTGTTACTAAACATTAAgtctacttttttttcttttaattttgttattgttttttttaatcttatctttaaacaattaattaattttgaattaatttttataatttattttttataaggttattatagtttcaaacaaatattatgatattttgttgGCACtcgattttataaatattttttttattatataattaagtaaaaaatagcttaaaaacaaagttattaaacctactAGAGTCCATGACCCGAGTTATTGATTTGACAGTTTAATCAGAGAGTCTGGGTTAATacaatatattgttattttaatattaaaaaaaatattatcataatttttttaaag from the Populus nigra chromosome 1, ddPopNigr1.1, whole genome shotgun sequence genome contains:
- the LOC133703306 gene encoding B3 domain-containing transcription factor FUS3-like isoform X2, which produces MMMHQDVVHEKTEACSWMADGEGVTVEGDNKQSPNIEGGSDLVIRGSTRDHLVGSMVGFEIKRKKRMPRQRRSSSTINHLLSFAANASCSATTHLHVPAFSLPLQDPSSLPARVIDPRRLRFLFQKELQNSDKAAEAHLPFLESKEGIFISMDDLDGLHVWSFKYRYWPNNNSRMYVLENTGDFVNTHGLQLGDFIMVYQDSQSQNYVIQAKKASDQNVYTDIARNAVNDTVLHDYEVNKFSSFYVNYPVVDNTGLSFIYDTTTFSNYSPLDFLGGSMTNFSRIGHLESFGSVENLSLDDFY
- the LOC133671344 gene encoding uncharacterized protein LOC133671344 — translated: MSIPTRYQFCLRGEFVDDSRSKFHPELLQVCRRIVSLSYQRTTTEFGYNNNLPSAIVEFNLVNVLRRYMLAPGVGSDSHYKIYLPEVRKMGTRRTVEAPCSDEANSLLCKKSVEALAYMGIPKTKHKEILAAIVSEKRRLITRGSRDGSAVYVVVDVEAIVDREDVYDERIACEENLKAMEEAVQRLKHRNHYGGACTEGLEMKAVKEGNITSKSYGECVVCKEELKFGKAAQMPCSHVYHRDCISRWFKTRDICPLCRYRIPTVTADAHSGGGMLHH
- the LOC133703306 gene encoding B3 domain-containing transcription factor FUS3-like isoform X1, whose product is MMMHQDVVHEKTEACSWMADGEGVTVEGDNKQSPNIEGGSDLVIRGSTRDHLVGSMVGFEIKRKKRMPRQRRSSSTINHLLSFAANASCSATTHLHVPAFSLPLQDPSSLPARVIDPRRLRFLFQKELQNSDVSSLRRMILPKKAAEAHLPFLESKEGIFISMDDLDGLHVWSFKYRYWPNNNSRMYVLENTGDFVNTHGLQLGDFIMVYQDSQSQNYVIQAKKASDQNVYTDIARNAVNDTVLHDYEVNKFSSFYVNYPVVDNTGLSFIYDTTTFSNYSPLDFLGGSMTNFSRIGHLESFGSVENLSLDDFY